CTCGGGTGTTAAACCTGAGTATGGTATTTATACAACCATTATTGCTGGTATTTTAATCTCGTTACTTGGTGGTTCAAAATTCCAAATTGCAGGGCCGACGGGTGCATTTATTCCTGTTTTACTGGGCATTGTTATGACCTATGGCTATGAAAATCTTCTAATTGCTGGATTTATGGCTGGGTTTATGCTGTTGTTAATGGGTGTGTTTAAATTGGGCTCACTCATTAAATATATACCTCGTCCTGTTACAATTGGGTTCACATCTGGAATTGCCGTGATCATTTTTACTGGCCAAATTGCTAGTTTCCTAGGCTTGTCAGGAATTGAGAAGCATGAAGAATTTATTGCAAATATAAATGAGATTTTTGTTCACTTAAATACGATTAATTTTTATAGCATCATAATTGCGATAACTTGTTTAGCTATTATCTTAGTAACACCAAAATGGTTTCCTAAAATACCTGGTCCCCTTTTAGGTCTTTTATTTTCAACTATTATTGCGGCGGTGTTTTTTCCAGGTCAGGTTACCACAATCGGATCAGCCTATGGCGAGATACCGAATAAACTGCCAAGTTTCCATTGGCCAGATTTTTCGATAGATAATATGGTGAAAATGATACAGCCAGCCTTTGTAATTGCCATTTTGGGCGGTATCGAATCATTACTTTCCGCGGTGGTTGCTGATGGAATGTCTGGTACAAAGCATAATAGTAACAAAGAATTGATTGGCCAAGGGATTGCGAATATGGTAACGCCTTTATTTGGGGGATTCCAGCAACTGGAGCCATTGCTAGAACGGCTACGAATATAAAAAATGGGGCGGTATCATCTGTTTCTGGAGTAATTCATGGTTTTGTGGTTCTTTTTGTATTGTTGATTTTTGCACCGTATGCATCGCATATACCATTGGCTAGTATGGCTCCTATCTTAATGGTGGTTGCTTGGAATATGAGTGAAAGAAAGGCTTTTGCTCACGTACTCCATACTAAAACAAGTGATTCATATATTCTTGTTATCACATTTTTGTTAACTGTGTTTACCAATCTCACTGTCGCAGTTGAAGTCGGACTCATTTTAGCTGCCATGCTGTTTATTAAACGAATGAGTGGGTTATTAACGGTTGCCAAAGTATTGCCTGATCAAAGCTCAGATTTGAAAAAGGTAAACCCGCATGTGGTTCATGAAGGTCATGATTGTCCACAAATCGGTATTTTTACAGTTGAAGGGCCACTATTCTTTGGAGCTGCACAAATGTTCGAGCAATCGATTATGTCGACGATTAATCATCGGCCATTGGTCTTGATTTTACGGATGGCAAAAGTTCCTTATATGGATACAACAGGTGAAGGAACACTAAATAGTATTGTTCGTCATTTTCAAAGGCAAGGTGGAACAATCCTAGTTTCTAGCGTGCAAGAACAACCAATGGAGGTTCTAAAAAAATCAGGTTTATATAACAAAATAGGTGGTAATCAATTTTTTGAGCATACCGGTGATGCGATTAACTATGCTTTAACACATCTAAATTATAATAAGTGTATTGGTTGTAGACATTTTGCCTTCCAAGAGTGCCGTCAGCTTTCACAAACAGCAGAAACACAAGAAATTGGTCGAAAAATGACACTTCAAGTATAATGAAGAAAAAAAGCATGTCACATTATAAACTTGTTAGTTTTGGTGTGAAACATGAAGGAGTATTGGAGGAGAAAATGGATTTACAATTACAGCAATTCAAGGCAGATTTTTTCAAGGCTTTGGCACATCCGTTAAGGATCAGAATATTGGAGCTCCTTGCAGAAGGGGATAAAAACGTAAACGAATTATTAACGATTATTGGTGCGGAAGGTTCATCTGTTTCACAGCAATTAAGTGTGCTAAGAAGTAAAAATATTGTCAATGGAACAAAAGAAGGGAATCGAGTCCTTTATTCATTAAGAGACCCGATGATTATCGATTTGTTAAACATTGTACGGCAAATTTTTAACAATCATCTCATTGATACGGCTATCTTACTTGATAAATTCAGCGATGATTTAGGGAAAGAAATAAAAGAAAAAGAAGAACAAAAGGGTATCTAAAAAAGGGCAAAAAAAAACGCCTGAATAAACAGGCGTACCCCATCTGATCCGAACATGGTTAAGTGTCCCGCAACAAGCGTGATTTTCAGATGGGGCTTACATAATATATGTAAGAAATTCTCCTTTTATACATCTAACAAACGATTTAAGTAAATTTTCAAAATTTATGCTTTAAAATGTTGTTGTAGGATATCATTAGGAGTAAAATAACCTTTATAGATTTAAAAATTCGAAGTTTTGCTAAAAACTTTGGTGTAAGGAGACAGTCAAAAATGGGCGGACATAAAGCAATTGATATTCAATTAACTGCAACCAAAAAAGAAAAACCTGATTTTACAAATTTGGGATTTGGAAAGGTATTTACCGATCATATGCTGATGATGGATTATAAGGAAGGTGAAGGGTGGCATACGCCTCAAATCATTCCTTACCAACCTATTTCATTAGACCCAGCATCAGTCGTTTTCCATTATGGACAAACCGTATTTGAAGGATTAAAAGCATACAAAACAAAGGACAATAAAATATTTTTATTCCGACCAGAGAAAAATTTCCAGCGATTAAATTCATCCAATGATCGTTTATGTATTCCTCAACTTGATGAGGAGCTTGTTTTGGAAGGATTAAAAAAATTAGTATGGATTGATCGCGAATGGATTCCAACTGTGGAAGGTACATCTTTATACATTCGACCTTTTATTATTTCAACTCAGCCTTATCTTGGAGTTAGTGCTTCTACACAATATAAATTTATGATAATCATGTCACCAGTCGGTTCTTATTATAAAGAAGGTATCGCACCAGTAAAAATTGCAGTGGAAGAAAAATATGCACGAACTGTAGCTGGTGGTACAGGTACGGCAAAAACAGGCGGGAATTACGCAGCTAGCTTAAAGGCTCAGGAAATTGCCAGCGGAAAAGGATACTCACAAGTTTTATGGCTTGATGGTAAGGAAAAGAAATATATCGAAGAAGTTGGAAGCATGAATATATTCTTTAAAATTAATGGAGAAGTTGTAACTCCAGCATTAAATGGAAGTATTCTTGAAGGAATTACAAGGAATTCAATTCTACAGCTTCTAAAATATTGGAATATTCCAGTTTCTGAGCAAAGAATTTCAATGGAAGAGGTTCATGCTGCATACAAAGCTGGTCAGCTTGAAGAAGTATTTGGTACAGGTACAGCAGCCGTTATTTCTCCTGTGGGTGAATTAGCTTGGAATGGGGAACACCTTGTCATTAATAACGGAGAAACTGGAGAGTTATCCCAAAAACTTTACGATACGTTAACAGGAATCCAATATGGTAACGTTGAGGATCCATTTAATTGGGTGTTAGAAGTAAAGGAAAACTAACCATTCCTAAAAAGTAAACATTAAAAATGACTAACAAATTGTATGATAATTTGTTAGTCATTTTTTATTTGGAAGCGGACAACAGATCCTTTATTTGTACTAAAAGTGCTGTTTTGATAGGCTAAATGGACAACAGGTTCGCTATTTGTTAATTTATTAAGATTATTCAGTGGTTTTTATCTAAATAGGGGATCCTGTGTCCGCTTAAGTTTAGAAATATGGGTATTTTATCAAAATAAGGTCCTCCATGTCCGTTTAGTAGCCGTGCATTATCAATGTACCGAAAGATTTCCTAAAAAATTCAATTTTGATATTCTTCCTAATTATAAAATTATTATACAATTAAACTGACCATGTAATTGAATACATATTTGAATTTATATAAATTGAAAAATTATTTAGTAAGGAGCAATAAGATAAAGAGAATTGGAGGTAAATGCAATGGAGGGAAGCCGAAAATTCAGTGTGCCATTATTAAACAAGGCAGATGAATATGACAATTCTAACACAATTGTGGAAAATTCCGATTATTTAAAGGATGGGCGGCCGATTATTACGCAAGTTTGGAAAGAGGATGAGTATACATTTATTACTTATTTTCTTCCTTCAGTAGGAATCGAAGAGAGCTCACAAAACCAACTCCTTAATTATTTAATTCAACAAGGTGTAAAAATGCCTCCTGATGTTAATGAATTAAGAATATCCACCTTGAAGTTTAATGATATGCTCGATATGGAATGCTGGAGCATTACGATCGTAGTCGGCGGTTTAACAAATTAAGCAAAAGTGTTGAAGGACATAGGAATTCTATGTCCTTTATTTATTGTTTTTTCGAGATCACACCTACCATGTTAACACTATTAAAATCAGAAAAACAGTGACAGTAGTAAAATAAGCAGAATTTTCTAAAGAGTTAGAAATGTTCATCAGTTTGTCACAATTAAGCGATGTATAGTTTGGAATTTATGGTATATTAAGGACATAGAAAGAAAGCAGTTAACATCTTAGGAGACTCAGCCATATAAGTGTTCGTTCCGTAAGTGAACGAGTAACTTATTCCTTATCAAGAGCATTTTTAGATCACTGGTTACCTGTCCAAGATGGTCATAGAAATGCAGCAGAATTTGTGGGAAGAAATCAGTCCACAAAAATAAAAATTTATTTACTACTTACAATGGAAACGAAATGAGAGGATTCCACCTAACAAGCATATTCAACATCATCTGGAGGAAAACGGAATTTCTACCTATGATAAGACATGTACGTAGAAAAGAAGGATTCTACCAGAAACACTTTTAAACCTATAATCCAACCAAAGAATGTAAAGAAATTCTTTGTAACTATGGAAATTAGGCAAAGTGGATGAAGATATGTGATAACAACTATCGGTGAAAAGTTGTTATTAACTGTATGGTGAACCATTCAAAAAGTGGAAATGAAGAGTGAGTAAATAAAAGAAGCTGCAATTGAAAAAATTGATTTTCTTGTTTCGATAAAAGAAAAGTCAATGGCTTCAAATCTAATACTATTAATGGAACGGAACTAAATGAAAAAAATTGCAGAAGGATGAGTGAGTCTTCGATTAAAAAATCGGAAAGGTGTTTGTCAGGAACCATAATATTTAGTGTGAAGAAACTGAATAAAATGAATTCCTCTAGCGGAACAAACACGCATTGGCTAATCTGCATAAACCAATTCATCATTTCAAAAGTAATAAAAATGAAATGAAATGAAAATGATGCAAGAATTGGCTGATGTTTATGGTTGGGTCCCCTAAGATGTTAATGACATGAATGCTCTTTGGCAAGTGCCAGAGGGCTTTTTTGTGTTTACCTTTTTATTTGGATGATTGGCAAAATGGGGTCTAGAACATATAAATAAAATAATAATTGGTTTGGAAGGGTAAATGGTTGAAATATTTTAAGAATTTGTTAAAATTATAAAAATTTATCCTTTTTCCTATACTTATATATTAGTGTTTGGAAAAATATCCAATTTACCTATGAAGGAAGTGAAATCATGAGAGATGTGAAGTTGACTGATCTTTTCAACCATCATATTGCACAAAAATATATCACTCGATCAGGCTTGGTCCATGCTATTGCCGTTGCGTACCACGCTTTTAGCCTTGCAAAGCAAGCCGGTGAGGATGTAGATATTGCATCAAAAGCTGGTTTCCTCCATGATATTGGCCACTACACATGGTATAAGGATGGAAGATGGGATTATGAGTTATATAAAAAAAATGATATTCATGCTATAAAAGGTGCGGAGCGTGCACATAAACTTTTAATTCGATGCGGAGAAAATCCAGTTAAAGCGAAGGAAATTTCGTTGGCGATTCTTTTTCATACTGATTCGTTCCTTCCAGGGGGCGAGGTTGTCAGAACTAAGCTGCAATCGATTATTAAACTAGCCGATGAAATGGACGAGGAACCTGGCGGTTTACATCATTATCGTCAAATCGACCCAGCTCGAGCTTTAAAGAGCCTGGAAAAATTAGATATGATTATTGATGAGGTTTTACAGACTAAGTAGTGCTGAAAAGCTTCATCCTTTTCTTTAAATTTGAAAAGTCAGAAAATAATGTAGATAATCATGAAGTGTAGTGGTATAATTTTCTCGTGAATTTGTACCATTTTAAAGGAGATGAGTTTAGATGAGTCAAGTTAGTCAAGATAAGGTAGGCTATTTCGGAGAATTTGGTGGTAGCTTTGTTCCAGTAGAACTTCAGAATGTATTAAACATATTAGAACAACAATTTTTGAAATACAAGGATGATCCAGACTTTAACGAAGAATTTAACTATTATTTAAAAGAATACGTTGGCAGAGAAAATCCGCTTTATTTTGCTGAACGTCTAACAAATGAATTAGGCGGTGCAAAAATTTATTTAAAGCGTGAAGATTTAAACCATACGGGATCACATAAAATAAATAATGTTTTAGGTCAAATTTTATTGGCGAAGCGAATGGGAGCAAAGCGTGTAATCGCTGAAACTGGTGCAGGACAGCATGGGGTGGCGACTGCTACTGCCTGTGCGATGTTTGGTATGGATTGCACGATTTATATGGGTGCAGAGGATACAAAGCGCCAAGCATTGAATGTGTTCAGGATGGAATTGTTGGGTGCAAAGGTCGTTGCGGTTACGAAAGGACAAGCCCGTCTAAAGGATGCTGTTGATGAAGCATTTGCTGATTTAGTTCAAAACTATGAAAATACATTTTATTTATTAGGTTCGGCTGTAGGGCCGCATCCGTTCCCGTTAATGGTCAAGCATTTTCAGTCCGTTATTAGCAAAGAGAGTAGAAAGCAAATTTTAGAGAAGGAAGGAAAACTTCCAGATGCAGTACTTGCCTGTGTCGGTGGTGGAAGCAATGCTATAGGAGCATTTGCAGAATATCTGCCTGATGAAAATGTACGCTTAATTGGTGTCGAACCACAAGAAGCGGCAACCTTGACAGAAGGGAAGCCAGGGGAGCTTCATGGCTTCAAATGCTTAGTACTTCAGGATGAAGAAGGTAATCCGATGCCGACCTACTCTATTGCAGCTGGTTTAGACTATCCTGAAGCCGGTCCAGAGCATAGCTATTTAAAAACAACCTCACGTGCTGAATATGTTTCAGTTACAGGTGAGGAGGCATTACATGGCTTTCAAGTATTATCGAAGCTTGAAGGTATTATCCCTGCCTTAGAAAGCTCTCATGCAGTTGCTTATGCATTGAAACTTGCACCAACCTTATCAAAAGACCAGATCATCATTATCAATATATCAGGACGTGGCGATAAGGACGTTGAGCAAGTTTTTGAAATGTTGAAAAAATAATGTAGATTATCTTACAAAAAAAGCGCCCTCTGGTGCTTTTTTTTTATTGTTAAATATAACAAAAGAAAGAGGGTATTTTTTATAGTGAGTGTTTATAAAGGAGGCGGACTCTTATGGGATTAAATTCTCAGTCAATAAAACGGAGAATTGAAGTTGCAGCGAAACGGAAAAAAGCTGATTTAGTCATTAAAAATGGTCACGTGGTTGATGTGTTCAATCAGGAGCTATTAAAAGCCGATGTAGCGATTGTAGATGGTTGCATCGTTGGTCTTGGACAGTACGAAGGAATAAATGAAATCGATGCACGAAATAAATATATTTGTCCCTCCTTTATTGATGGACATGTCCATATTGAATCATCTATGGTTACACCTGCAGAGTTTGCTAAGGTTGTTCTTCCCCATGGGGTAACGACAGTGATTGCGGATCCACATGAAATTGCCAATGTCGCAGGCACTGAAGGGATTAAATTTATGCTTGATAGCTCTGATAATCTCCCCTTGAATGTATATGTCATGCTTCCTTCGTGTGTTCCAGCAACAACTTTTGAAAATGCAGGGGCTACCCTATTGGCCGATGATCTAGCCCCATTTTATCAGCATCCGAGAGTTTTAGGGCTTGGAGAGGTAATGGACTATTCGTCTGTATTCCACTCAAATGAGCAAATGGTTAATAAGCTTGTTAGTGCACATCATTTTGGTAAAAAAATTGATGGTCACGCTGCTGGTTTAATGGGGGATGCGATAAATGTTTATATGGCCGTAGGGATCAATACAGATCATGAGGCTGTCTCGAGAAAAGAAGCACAAGAAAGATTACAAAGAGGGATGTACTTAATCATTAGACAAGGGTCGGTGGCAAAGGATCTTTCTAATATAATTACGGCAGTTACAACCAAAAATGCTAGGCGCTGTTTATTTGGAACAGATGATAAACATATTGATGATTTAATCGAAGAAGGCAGTATTGATTTCAGTGTGAGACTGGCGATAAAAAAAGGAATAGATCCTATTACAGCTATAGGAATGGCTACTCTTAATGCTGCTGAATGCTTTGGACTTTCTAGTAAAGGAGCTATTGCCCCTGGATATGATGCGGATTTTCTCATTTTGGATGATTTACCAACGATAAACATTGAGTCCGTGTATAGTGCTGGTGTACTAGTAGCTGTGAACGGGACGTATTTGGGAAATCAGGAAGTAAAGCAAAATCAAGCTTTGCGACAGTCTGTAAAAATAAACAAATTAACTGTTAATGATCTGCAAATTCCAATGACTAAAGGGTGTAATGCGAATATCATCGAGATTATACCTAACAGCTTAATCACGAAGCGCATTTTGGCGGAGGTAGACATAGAAGGAGGGAATTTTGTCCCTTCGACTAGTAAAGATTATTTAAAAATCGCGGTCGTTGAAAGGCATAAACAAACCGGGAATATTGGACTCGGAATTGTAAAAGGCTTAAATTTAAAAACTGGTGCGATTGCCACAACCATCGCCCATGATTCCCATAATGTGATTGTGGCTGGAACGAATGATGAAGACATTCTTTTTGCGATTGATCAGCTACAAGAAATCAACGGAGGGCTAATGGTAGTTGCCAATAGAAAAGTACTTGCTAAGCTACCTTTAGCGATCGGGGGAATTATTTCAGAAAATAGCTATCCAACTGTTTATAAGGAATTAAATCATATTAATGTAGCACTAAAAGAATTAGGGGCTTCGCAGCAATTCAATCCATTTCTAACCCTTTCATTTCTTGCACTCCCTGTCATACCGCAGCTTAAATTAACTGATCTTGGTTTATTCGACGTTAACACCTTTCGGCACATTGGCATCGCTGAACAATCTTAAACGATGTGAAGCTTATCGAAAAACAAGAAAAGGTGAGGGGAATTACGTGAGAATCCTAATAAAAAATGCGGAAATCATTACCATGAACCCTGAAAACGAAATCTTATATGGAGATTTGTTAATTGAGAATGAACGAATAGAGGCAATAGGGAAAAATCTCATTTCCGATCCAGTTGACAAAATCATCGATGGAACAGGGAAAACTGTGATACCAGGATTTATTCAAACTCACATCCATTTATGTCAAACGTTGTTTCGTGGTCAGGCCGATGATCTTGAATTATTAGACTGGTTAAAACAAAGAATTTGGCCACTTGAAGCCGCTCATGATCCAGAATCGATTTATTACTCTGCCATGCTCGGAATTGGTGAATTGATTCAAAGTGGTACCACCTCAATTGTTGATATGGAAACCGTACATCATACTTCTTCCGCCTTTCTCGCGATGGCGGATAGTGGAATTCGGGCCATTTCAGGAAAGGTGATGATGGATCATGGGTCAGAAGTCCCGACACAGCTATTGGAAAGTACAGCTGATTCGCTTCAACAAAGTGTTGATTTGCTAGAAAAATGGCACAACTATGATCATGGTCGAATCCAATATGCTTTTTGCCCGCGTTTTGTGGTTTCTTGTACGGAGCCCCTGTTAACCAATGTAAGGGACCTTTCATCCTTTTATCATGTTAAGGTTCACACGCATGCTTCAGAAAACCAAGCTGAAATCAAGCTTGTTGAGCACGAACGAGGGATGCGAAATATTGTGTATTTGGATCATATCGGCTTAGCGTCGCCAAGTCTCATCTTAGCTCATTGCGTTTGGTTAAACGAGGCTGAAAAAAGAATTATTAAGGAAAGAGGGGTAAAGGTAAGTCATTGTCCAGGTTCTAATTTGAAGCTGGCATCTGGAATCGCCGAGATACCGGATTTAATTAATCGTCAAATATCGATCAGTATTGGTGCTGATGGAGCCCCATGTAACAACAATCTTGATATGTTTAATGAAATGAGACTGGCAGCAATTATTCAAAAATCATTTCACGGACCCACTGTCATGGATGCAGAAACAGTGTTCCGAATGGCAACAATTGGCGGGGCAAAAGCGATGGGCCTCGAAACTGAAATTGGAAGCCTGGAGGTGGGAAAAAAAGCGGATGTGGTCATATTGAATCTTCAAGATTTTCATGTCTATCCTTCCTTTGGGGTAAGTCCAATCTCTCGTCTTGTCTATTCTGCAACGAGGGCAGATGTTGAGACAACGATCATTAATGGGAAAATTGTCATGGAAAATCGGCTAATGAAAACAATGGATAAAAACGTTATTTTGCACGAAGCCGATCAATCCATAGCAAGACTATTGAAACGGATTGAGAATCTAAGCACTAGATTATAATGCTTTTGTTTTGAGAGATTGCTAGTGTAAACAAATAACCGTGAAGGTTATGGAATAGCATTCATGAACCATTCATATTTTTATGAAAGGGGCTATAAGAAAAAATCAAACTAATGGATAGGGGAGCGAATAATTGTGCCAAATCGGGTGATGTATTATGGGAAGGGTGAGGTGTATGCATATCGTACTTATGGTACACCGTTATCAAGTGTTCAACAGATTCCTGAATCAACTGTTAATGGAAGAGAAAATATTTTATTCGGACTGAATTGTCATGTTGCAATCGGCGGAAATCAATTTTTATCATCCTTTACCGAGGGAGATAATCAGTTAGTGGTTGCCACTGATTCAATGAAAAATTTTATTCAAAGACATCTTGCAAAGTTTAAGGGCAGTACGATTGATGGATTTCTCTACTACGTTGCAAATCAATTTCTCAAAACCTATCCACAAATGGAGACAGTTCAAATCACTGCTGATGAGATTCCATTTTTACCGACGAATTGTATTGAAAAACATACCCTCCAAGCTAGTTCACTTGTATTTAAAAAATCCCGAAATGAAAAATCATTCGCAACGATTGAAGTTGCTCGTGAGGATAACGGAATAAAGCTAATTGATCATCGTAGTGGAATTAAGGACCTTCAACTCATAAAAATTAGCGGCAATTCCTTTGTTGGCTTTGTACAGGATCAATATACGACACTTCCAGAGGATTCAAATCGGCCATTGTTTATTTATTTAAATATAAATTGGAAATATCAAGAGCCTAGAGATGTGGTTGTTGAAAATCCAAATGGGTTTGTACTGGCAGAACAGATAAGTGATATTGCATCTTCTGTTTTCCATGTGCTGGATACAAATTCGATTCAACAACTAATCTATCAAATTGGGTTAAAGATATTGGAGCGGTTTCCGCAGCTAAGTGAGGTAGAATTTGAATCACAAAATCGAACGTGGGAAACCGTGGTGGAGGAGATTCCTCATTCAAAAGGAAAGGTTTACACAGAGCCTAGACCGCCATATGGGTTTCAAAGATTTGTTGTTCTTAGAGAGGATTTAGAACGAGAAAAGTCATATTAAGGAGGTACAGTTTTGCCTAATTTTAAGAGGAAGCTAATCGATATCATTGATGAAAATCATACCGAATTAATTGCATTCTTACAGGAACTGGTCAAGATTCCATCGGATAACCCTCCAGGAGATTGTATCGGAATTGCTGAAAAAATTAAGGCTAAACTACAATCCTACCAATTTAAACAAGTCTCGTTTCATGAGCTCCCAACAGATGCCCTAAACCGTGTTGGGATGAAAAGAGCCGCAAATGTTGTGGCGTATGAGGTTTTTAACGAGAAAAATGGTCTTGAAATCA
The DNA window shown above is from Bacillus sp. T3 and carries:
- a CDS encoding sodium-independent anion transporter, with amino-acid sequence MFEQSIMSTINHRPLVLILRMAKVPYMDTTGEGTLNSIVRHFQRQGGTILVSSVQEQPMEVLKKSGLYNKIGGNQFFEHTGDAINYALTHLNYNKCIGCRHFAFQECRQLSQTAETQEIGRKMTLQV
- a CDS encoding metalloregulator ArsR/SmtB family transcription factor, with protein sequence MDLQLQQFKADFFKALAHPLRIRILELLAEGDKNVNELLTIIGAEGSSVSQQLSVLRSKNIVNGTKEGNRVLYSLRDPMIIDLLNIVRQIFNNHLIDTAILLDKFSDDLGKEIKEKEEQKGI
- a CDS encoding branched-chain amino acid aminotransferase, whose translation is MGGHKAIDIQLTATKKEKPDFTNLGFGKVFTDHMLMMDYKEGEGWHTPQIIPYQPISLDPASVVFHYGQTVFEGLKAYKTKDNKIFLFRPEKNFQRLNSSNDRLCIPQLDEELVLEGLKKLVWIDREWIPTVEGTSLYIRPFIISTQPYLGVSASTQYKFMIIMSPVGSYYKEGIAPVKIAVEEKYARTVAGGTGTAKTGGNYAASLKAQEIASGKGYSQVLWLDGKEKKYIEEVGSMNIFFKINGEVVTPALNGSILEGITRNSILQLLKYWNIPVSEQRISMEEVHAAYKAGQLEEVFGTGTAAVISPVGELAWNGEHLVINNGETGELSQKLYDTLTGIQYGNVEDPFNWVLEVKEN
- a CDS encoding HD domain-containing protein: MRDVKLTDLFNHHIAQKYITRSGLVHAIAVAYHAFSLAKQAGEDVDIASKAGFLHDIGHYTWYKDGRWDYELYKKNDIHAIKGAERAHKLLIRCGENPVKAKEISLAILFHTDSFLPGGEVVRTKLQSIIKLADEMDEEPGGLHHYRQIDPARALKSLEKLDMIIDEVLQTK
- the trpB gene encoding tryptophan synthase subunit beta, with product MSQVSQDKVGYFGEFGGSFVPVELQNVLNILEQQFLKYKDDPDFNEEFNYYLKEYVGRENPLYFAERLTNELGGAKIYLKREDLNHTGSHKINNVLGQILLAKRMGAKRVIAETGAGQHGVATATACAMFGMDCTIYMGAEDTKRQALNVFRMELLGAKVVAVTKGQARLKDAVDEAFADLVQNYENTFYLLGSAVGPHPFPLMVKHFQSVISKESRKQILEKEGKLPDAVLACVGGGSNAIGAFAEYLPDENVRLIGVEPQEAATLTEGKPGELHGFKCLVLQDEEGNPMPTYSIAAGLDYPEAGPEHSYLKTTSRAEYVSVTGEEALHGFQVLSKLEGIIPALESSHAVAYALKLAPTLSKDQIIIINISGRGDKDVEQVFEMLKK
- the ade gene encoding adenine deaminase; the encoded protein is MGLNSQSIKRRIEVAAKRKKADLVIKNGHVVDVFNQELLKADVAIVDGCIVGLGQYEGINEIDARNKYICPSFIDGHVHIESSMVTPAEFAKVVLPHGVTTVIADPHEIANVAGTEGIKFMLDSSDNLPLNVYVMLPSCVPATTFENAGATLLADDLAPFYQHPRVLGLGEVMDYSSVFHSNEQMVNKLVSAHHFGKKIDGHAAGLMGDAINVYMAVGINTDHEAVSRKEAQERLQRGMYLIIRQGSVAKDLSNIITAVTTKNARRCLFGTDDKHIDDLIEEGSIDFSVRLAIKKGIDPITAIGMATLNAAECFGLSSKGAIAPGYDADFLILDDLPTINIESVYSAGVLVAVNGTYLGNQEVKQNQALRQSVKINKLTVNDLQIPMTKGCNANIIEIIPNSLITKRILAEVDIEGGNFVPSTSKDYLKIAVVERHKQTGNIGLGIVKGLNLKTGAIATTIAHDSHNVIVAGTNDEDILFAIDQLQEINGGLMVVANRKVLAKLPLAIGGIISENSYPTVYKELNHINVALKELGASQQFNPFLTLSFLALPVIPQLKLTDLGLFDVNTFRHIGIAEQS
- a CDS encoding 5'-deoxyadenosine deaminase — translated: MRILIKNAEIITMNPENEILYGDLLIENERIEAIGKNLISDPVDKIIDGTGKTVIPGFIQTHIHLCQTLFRGQADDLELLDWLKQRIWPLEAAHDPESIYYSAMLGIGELIQSGTTSIVDMETVHHTSSAFLAMADSGIRAISGKVMMDHGSEVPTQLLESTADSLQQSVDLLEKWHNYDHGRIQYAFCPRFVVSCTEPLLTNVRDLSSFYHVKVHTHASENQAEIKLVEHERGMRNIVYLDHIGLASPSLILAHCVWLNEAEKRIIKERGVKVSHCPGSNLKLASGIAEIPDLINRQISISIGADGAPCNNNLDMFNEMRLAAIIQKSFHGPTVMDAETVFRMATIGGAKAMGLETEIGSLEVGKKADVVILNLQDFHVYPSFGVSPISRLVYSATRADVETTIINGKIVMENRLMKTMDKNVILHEADQSIARLLKRIENLSTRL
- the pucL gene encoding factor-independent urate hydroxylase → MPNRVMYYGKGEVYAYRTYGTPLSSVQQIPESTVNGRENILFGLNCHVAIGGNQFLSSFTEGDNQLVVATDSMKNFIQRHLAKFKGSTIDGFLYYVANQFLKTYPQMETVQITADEIPFLPTNCIEKHTLQASSLVFKKSRNEKSFATIEVAREDNGIKLIDHRSGIKDLQLIKISGNSFVGFVQDQYTTLPEDSNRPLFIYLNINWKYQEPRDVVVENPNGFVLAEQISDIASSVFHVLDTNSIQQLIYQIGLKILERFPQLSEVEFESQNRTWETVVEEIPHSKGKVYTEPRPPYGFQRFVVLREDLEREKSY